In Rhodoferax koreense, a genomic segment contains:
- a CDS encoding ABC transporter permease, producing the protein MPLSSIVTAPTLRAAGNRALSVVLTLLGLLLLTFVIGRVMPLDPVLSIVGPDADKSTYDQVFRQLGLDRPMPVQFGYYLRDLLHGDLGKAMLTGHRVTDDLARVLPATIELATMAILLGTCVGIPLGVYAATRKGRLADHVVRVISLFGYSTPVFWFGMMGLLVFYAWLDWAGGAGRVDLAFDGVVPTRTGLLLVDSAMAGDWEVFRSALKFLILPACILGLHSMAYISRMTRSFMLAQLSQEYITTARVKGLSERGVVWGHAFRNILVQLLTIIALAYGGLLEGAVLIETVFAWPGFGQYLTSSLLLGDMNAVMGCVLVVGVIFITLNLLSDALYRVFDPRTR; encoded by the coding sequence ATTCCCTTGTCCTCAATCGTGACCGCCCCGACCTTGCGGGCCGCAGGCAACCGCGCGCTCAGCGTGGTGCTCACGCTGCTCGGCCTGTTGCTGCTGACCTTTGTGATCGGCCGCGTGATGCCGCTCGATCCGGTGTTGTCCATCGTCGGTCCCGACGCCGACAAGTCCACCTACGACCAGGTGTTTAGACAGCTCGGCCTGGACCGGCCGATGCCGGTGCAGTTCGGCTACTACTTGCGCGACCTGCTGCATGGCGACCTGGGCAAGGCCATGCTCACCGGCCATCGCGTCACCGATGACCTGGCGCGGGTGTTGCCCGCCACCATCGAACTCGCGACCATGGCCATCTTGCTCGGTACCTGCGTCGGCATTCCGCTCGGCGTCTACGCCGCCACGCGCAAGGGGCGGCTTGCCGACCATGTTGTGCGGGTGATCAGCCTGTTCGGCTACTCCACGCCGGTATTCTGGTTCGGCATGATGGGCCTCCTGGTGTTCTACGCATGGCTCGACTGGGCCGGCGGGGCAGGTCGGGTCGACTTGGCCTTCGACGGCGTGGTGCCGACGCGCACCGGCCTGCTGCTCGTCGATTCGGCCATGGCCGGCGACTGGGAAGTGTTTCGCAGCGCGCTCAAGTTCCTGATCCTGCCGGCCTGCATCCTGGGGCTGCATTCCATGGCCTACATCAGCCGCATGACACGCAGCTTCATGCTGGCCCAGCTCTCGCAGGAATACATCACCACGGCGCGCGTCAAGGGGCTGTCGGAGCGCGGCGTGGTCTGGGGTCATGCGTTCCGCAACATCCTGGTGCAGTTGCTGACCATCATCGCCCTGGCCTACGGTGGCCTGCTCGAAGGTGCAGTGCTGATCGAAACCGTGTTCGCCTGGCCCGGCTTCGGCCAGTACCTCACCAGCAGCCTGCTGCTGGGCGACATGAACGCCGTGATGGGCTGCGTGCTGGTGGTGGGGGTGATCTTCATCACGCTGAACCTGTTGTCCGACGCCCTGTACCGCGTCTTTGACCCGAGAACCCGCTGA
- a CDS encoding ABC transporter substrate-binding protein, whose amino-acid sequence MNHKRWLRPLALALLLGVAAAGLQARTPVDQLIVGFSMNNLLSLDPAAATGNDVVEINTNLYDYLIELDAKQVGKIVPGIAERWTVSPDGRTIRLALRQGVKFQSGNPLTAEDAAWSLQRVLKLNLAMASPWKSYGFTAKNVDKVVTAPDAATLVINLPAPTDPKMVLYTLATSVSAVILDRKKVLENEKNGDLGNAWLTTHAAGSGPFTLQEWRAKDTLIMNRFDGYWRGPAKMKRVVMRHMTESQTLRLMLERGDLDLASGMSVPDLEAMKKNPDAVVEAMRRGTMYYVAVSMKDPKFADRRVRLAMRKLIDYDGINTAVMPDYGVPNQRPVQLGLAATLPSPGYKLDVAGAKQLLAEAGFPNGFKTTIRVLADPPFINIATSLQSTLAQAGIQASVLSGTGNQVYGAMRERKFEILVGRGGGGVEPHPHGSLRALVLNPNNADAARLTNFQGWRTSFFSPELNQLIGEAEVERDEAKQTADYQEVQRLYDTQVGAIQPISQMVDTVVLRRDLRNYQAHPSATTRLRDVYKQR is encoded by the coding sequence GTGAATCACAAGAGATGGCTGCGACCGCTCGCCCTGGCATTGCTGCTCGGCGTCGCTGCCGCGGGGCTGCAGGCCAGGACCCCGGTGGATCAGTTGATCGTCGGCTTCAGCATGAACAACCTGCTGTCGCTCGACCCGGCTGCTGCCACCGGCAACGATGTGGTGGAGATCAACACCAACCTGTATGACTACCTGATCGAGCTCGACGCCAAGCAGGTCGGCAAGATCGTGCCCGGCATCGCCGAGCGCTGGACGGTGTCGCCCGACGGCCGCACCATCAGGCTGGCGTTGCGCCAGGGGGTGAAGTTCCAGTCGGGCAATCCGCTCACGGCGGAAGATGCGGCCTGGTCGCTGCAACGCGTGCTCAAGCTCAATCTGGCGATGGCCTCGCCCTGGAAGAGTTACGGCTTCACAGCCAAGAACGTCGACAAGGTGGTGACCGCCCCGGACGCGGCCACGCTGGTGATCAACCTGCCGGCGCCCACCGATCCGAAGATGGTGCTGTACACGCTGGCCACATCGGTGAGTGCCGTGATCCTCGACCGCAAGAAAGTGCTCGAGAACGAAAAGAATGGCGACCTCGGCAACGCCTGGCTCACCACGCACGCGGCCGGCTCCGGCCCGTTCACGCTGCAGGAATGGCGCGCCAAGGACACGCTGATCATGAACCGGTTCGACGGCTACTGGCGCGGCCCGGCGAAGATGAAGCGCGTGGTGATGCGCCACATGACCGAGTCACAGACGCTGCGCCTGATGCTCGAGCGCGGTGACCTGGACCTGGCTTCGGGCATGTCCGTACCGGATCTCGAGGCCATGAAAAAGAACCCTGATGCGGTGGTGGAGGCCATGCGCCGCGGCACCATGTATTACGTGGCGGTGAGCATGAAGGACCCAAAGTTTGCCGACCGGCGCGTGCGTCTGGCCATGCGCAAACTCATCGACTACGATGGCATCAACACCGCGGTGATGCCCGACTACGGCGTGCCGAACCAGCGCCCGGTGCAGCTCGGCCTGGCCGCCACGTTGCCGTCGCCTGGCTACAAGCTCGACGTGGCCGGCGCGAAGCAGTTGCTGGCCGAAGCCGGCTTCCCAAACGGCTTCAAGACCACCATCCGGGTGCTCGCCGATCCGCCGTTCATCAACATCGCCACCAGCCTGCAGTCCACGCTGGCGCAGGCTGGTATCCAGGCCAGCGTTTTGTCGGGTACGGGCAACCAGGTCTATGGCGCGATGCGCGAGCGCAAGTTCGAGATCCTGGTCGGCCGCGGTGGTGGCGGGGTCGAGCCGCATCCGCACGGCAGCCTGCGGGCTTTGGTGCTGAACCCGAACAACGCCGACGCCGCGCGGCTCACCAATTTCCAGGGCTGGCGCACCTCTTTCTTCAGCCCGGAGTTGAATCAATTGATCGGCGAGGCCGAGGTCGAACGCGACGAGGCCAAACAGACGGCCGACTACCAGGAAGTGCAGCGGCTCTACGACACCCAGGTCGGCGCCATCCAGCCGATCTCGCAGATGGTGGACACGGTGGTGCTGCGCCGTGACCTGCGCAACTACCAGGCCCATCCCTCGGCCACGACGCGACTGCGCGACGTGTACAAGCAACGTTGA